The genomic window ctgctccagtggctgttccccttattatagaagcacttagtctcgggtttgggttcaaccttgggtttcttcactagagtagcagctgatttgccgtttcatgaagtatcccttcttgcccttgcccttcttgaaactagtggtttcaccaaccatcaacaattgatgctccttcttgatttctactttcgcggtgtcaaacatcgcgaatacctcaaggatcatcatatctatccctgatatgttatagttcatcacgaagctctagcagcttggtggcaatgactttggagaaactatctcatctggaagatcaactcccactcgattcaagtgattgttgcactcagacaatctgagcacaagctcaacgattgagcttttctcccttagtttgcaggctaagaaaatcgtcggaggtcttatacctcttgacttgggcacgagcctgaaatcacaatttcagccctcgaaacatctcatatgttccgcgatgtttcgaaaaacgtctttggtgcctcaactctaaaccgtttaactgaactatcacgtagttatcaaaacgtgtatgtccgatgttcgtaacatccacagacgacgtttggggttcagcacactgagcggtacattaaggacataagctttctactgtctgcataatcgctactgtcaactttcaactatattttctctaggaacatatctaaacagtggaactaaagcgcgagcttacgatataatttgcaaagatcttttgactatgttcaggataattaagttcatctcatgaactcccactcagatagacatccctctagtcatctaagtgattacatgatccgagtcaactaggccgtgtccgatcatcacgtgagacggactagtcatcatcggtgaacatcttcatgttgatcgtatcctccatacgactcatgctcgacctttcggtctcttgtgttccgaggccatgttggtacatgctaggctcgtcaagttaacctaagtgtttcgcgtgtgtaaatctggcttacacccgttgtatgtgaacgtaagaatctatcacacccgatcatcgcgtggtgctttgaaacgacgaactttcgcaacggtgcacagttagggggaacactttcttgaaattttaatgagggatcatcttatttactaccatcgttctaagcaaacaagatgtataaacatgacaaacatcacatgcaaccaaaaaatgacatgatatggccaatatcattttgctccttttgatctccatcttcggggttccatgatcatcatcgtcaccggcatgacaccatgatctccatcatcatgatctccatcatcgtgtctccatgaagttgtctcgccaacttattacttctactactatggctaccggttagcaataaagtaaagtaattacatggcgttgttcaatgacacgcaggtcatacaataaattaagacaactcctatggctcctgccagttgtcatactcatcgacatgcaagtcgtgattcctattacaagaacatgatcaatctcatacatcacatatcattcatcacattctttttggccatatcacatcacatagcataccctgcaaaaacaagttagacgtcctctaattgttgtttgcatgttttacgtggctgctatgggtttctagcaagaacatttcttacctatgcaaaaaccacaacgtgatatgccaattgctatttacccttcataaggacccttttcatcgaatctgttccgactaaagtgggagagactggcacccgctagccaccttatgcaccaagtgcatgtcagtcggtggaacctgtctcacataagagtacgtgtaaggtcggcccgggccgcttcatcccacaataccgtcgaaacaagattggactagtaaaggtaagcatattgaacaaaatcaacgcccacaactactttgtgttctactcgtgcatagaatctacgcaatagacctagctcatgatgccactgttggggaacgtagcagaaattcaaaattttcctacgagtcaccaagatctatctatggagaaactagcaacgagagagaggggagtgcatctacatacccttgtagatcgctaagcagaagcgttcaagagaacggggttgaaggagtcgtactcgttgtgatccaaatcaccggagatcctagtgccgaacggacggcacctccgcgttcaacacacgtacagcccggtgacgtctcccatgccttgatccagcaaggagagagggagaggttgaggaagactccgtccagcagtagcagaacggcgtggtggtggtggaggagcgtggcaatcctgcagggcttcgccaagcaccgcaagatatgaggagaaagagaggtagggctgcgccaacaggagaagaactttgtgtgttgggctgctcctttgcctccactatatatagggggagagggggggctgcgctcccacctaggtttccacccctaggggcggcagccagccctagatcccatctaggggggcggtcaaaggggggagagggggaaacttgccccccaagtcaggtggaggcgccccctccccaaaccctaggcgccttgggcccttgtggggggcgcaccagcccacctggggctggtccccttccacacttgccccatgcagcccttcggggatggtggccccacttggtggacccccgggaccctcccggtggtcccggtacgttaccgataaaacccaaaacttttccgatgaccaaaacaggacttcccatatataaatatttacctccggaccattctggaactcctcgtgatgtccgggatctcatccgggactccgagcaatattcggtaaccacatacaaacttcctttataaccctagcatcatcgaaccttaagtgtgtagaccctacgggttcgggaatcatgcagacatgaccgagacgttctccggtcaataaccaacagcgggatctggatacccatgttggctcccacatgttccacgatgatctcatcggatgaaccacgatgtcaaggactcaatcgatcctgtatacaatttcctttgtctagcggtattgtacttgcccgagattcgatcgtcggtatgccgataccttgttcaatctcgttaccggcaagtctctttactcgttccgtaacacatcatcccgcgatcaactctttgatcacattgtgcacattatgatgatgtcctaccgagtgggcccagagacacctctccgtttacacggagtgacaaatcccagtctcgattcgtgccaacccaacagacacttttggagatacctgtagtgcacctttatagccacccagttacgttgtgacgtttggtacacccaaagcattcctacggtatccgggagttgcacattctcatggtctaaggaaaagatacttgacattagaaaagctttagcatacgaactacacgatctttgtgctaggcttaggattgggtcttgtccatcacatcattctgctaatgatgtgatcccgctatcaacgacatccaatgtccatggtcaggaaaccgtaaccatctattgatcaacgagctagtcaactagaggcttactagggacatggtgttgtctatgtatccacacatgtatctgagtttcctatcaatacacttatagcatggataataaacgattatcatgaacaaggaaatataataataactaatttattattgcctctagggcatatttccaacaatcctcCTACTGCACTGACGCTGCAATGGCGCACACACTGCACTTCGTCGCCCCGCCGACGGggtcgatcatcttggcctcctctctctcgtcctactacactggagtcgtCTCCAgcgtcgatcatctcggcctcctctctcatCCACTGCACTGATGGTACCATGGCGCGAGCACTACATTCTCCTCCTCTGTCGACTGTCTTTGCGCAAGCACCGCAACTAGTTCGCCAACGGTGTCGCTCGTTGTGCCGCCGACGGGGTCGCTCGCCCacgactccatgctcgtcatgtcggacaCAGCGCCACAGCCACTATCtaccgcagttgccatggtccggcgcacactgcatttcttcttccccttcctctgCTAGTTCTTAACCttgtgtgctaagtgcaagtgctagctcGTAATCATATctcatgcgggcaaccaaacaacgTGTAGTTGTATGCGCTgagacaatgcaggcaaccaaacaacgtgcCAAAAATAATCCCCTAATGCAGGAAGTCCATATGCaagcaaccaaacaacttgcagatgtcGCATATGAGGCTGTTTTTTTAAAGCCAGACTGGATTGAGATGTGTATACAATGCAGCTACTATTCAATACTGCAACCAAACACGCCATAGGCAAGGCAACACCGCCGAGTAAGTACAAaagaaagaggagaggaaaagGACGAGAGAAAATTGAGAAACCCCAGCAAGAAAAGGAACAAAAGCTGAAGTAACGGACGTCAAAGCATTGTCCAAAGTCAGTTCACACCAACAACAATGCATCTCTAACCTCCcttctctcccctcccctctctctctctcttcttaacCAACCTCCCCACCCTTTTTCCTCGCTTCAAATCCTCTTCTCCCCCTTCCCTTCCTCCTCGCCCCCGAGAAGCTCACGCATCCCAACTCTAACCATACGCAAACGCAAGGCTTCAATGGAGCCGTGCACCAAGCAGTTCCTCCCCATGCCTCCTCAGGACCCCAactccccgtcgtcgtccacctcctcttcctcctcctcctccacctcgccgtcTCACCCCTACCACCGCGCCCAGCCGCCACACCCACACAACCTTCCGCCCTCACCCAGGCCCGTCCCCCGCACCATCGAGACCACCCCGTTCCCCACCACCTTCGTCCAGGCGGACACCACCTCCTTCAAGCAGGTCGTCCAGATGCTCACCGGCTCCGAGCAGTCCTCCAAGAACGCCGCCGCGGCGACGACCGCCGCAGGCAACGGCAGCGCCGGGAACCAGGCGGCGAGCGGGAGCGGCCCGTGCCGCCCGAAGAAGCCGTCCTTCAAGCTGTACGAGCGGCGGAGCAGCCTCAAGAACCTCAAGATGATCGCGCCGCTGGCCATGGGGGCGCCGCCGTCGCCGAGGAACGCCTCCGCCGCGCCGGAGATCCTGTCCCCGAGCGTCCTGGACTTCCCGTCCCTCAAGCTCAGCAGCCCGGTGACGCCGCTCACCGGCGACCCCTTCTTCCCCTCGCCGGCGTCGTCCTCGGGGGATGCCGCCGAGCGCGCGGCCATCGCCGACAAGGGCTTCTTCTTCCACCCTTCGCCGCGGGGCGCCGAGCCGCCGCGGCTCCTCCCGCTCTTCCCCGTGAGCTCGCCCAGGATGGCCGCCGCGTccgcgacggcggcgccggccgagTGAGTGACCCAAAGCCTCCGCCTTTGCGCGCGCATCCTGCTCAGCCAGCCATGAAGTAATCTACGACTTCTACCATCGCCACCGCCCTCGCTGTATCATCGCCGTCCTTTGGTCGCAGTTCTAGTTTCATACTGTAGTAGTAGCAAGGTGTTTGCTGTGTCGTtcttcgccggcgccggcgctgctGTTGTAATTTTTGCTCCGTTCTTGAAAGGAAGAGGGGAGTTGGTTCTCTTTTGAGGTTGCGACTCGATTAATCGATTAATTACAGCTTATTTTCGACCTTCGTGTGCTAGTAGATCTTTTCCCAATTCTGATCTTCTTTCGGTTGCTGTTTGGAATTGGATTGATTCCCTCTGAACTTCATCGACCACCGCCGTTGGTGCGTCCAAGCTCATAAATACGGCCTTGTAATCTCGTGGGAAGGAGCAGCGCAGTGCATGTGAATACATATGGCCTGAATCTGCCATAATTATCCAAAATCCGGCGTTTGCTGCTGCAATCCAAGTGAGGTTGGAAACATGCCTCGAGTCTTCTTCTCTGGTATGCTCGCATCACACAGCATGACAGTATACTACAAGTAGTACACAAAATAGCATGGGAGTGATTCTTCTACTGCAAAAGCTCAAATTCTGCTGACAAGCTGTGTGCTGCGTTTGGCACTTTTCAGTCCTGAACCAGCAGTCTTCGAGGCAGGATGTACTAGTACCTGGACTCATCTGCCCCGGAGGTAGTACAACACGAACAACGCCCCATGTTTTTCAGTGATTGACTCAGTAGTCCTTGATGTTGACATATTTGATCACAGCAAAATGTTGAAGTAAAACACGCACCACCAGGAGGAGAGCATATTTCAAGGAAGGATTGGTGAAATAGGAGGGCAGAGATGCCACAGTAGTGCTGAGCCGGAGTGGTAGCGTGTGTGCGAGAAGTCTTGTTTGTTTGGGTTGGGGAGCCAAGCCGAGCCAGCGCACACTTGGTGGACATTCATACGCCCGGCCGGCCCGGCGTAAATCCTCGTTGGCCGCTTGCTGGTGCGTGCGTGATGAATCTTGTCAGGTGGCGGGGGGCATCTGCACAGGAGCTGGATTGGACGGGAGCGCGGGAGGGAGGGACGACACGGTAGGGTAGGGTAGGGTCCGTCGTCTTAGCCGGGCCATTTCGGCGCGGTGCCATGTCCGCCGTGCGACGCACCCGCACCCACCCACCGGCCACGGTAGATCGGCGGTCGTCTCGCTCGATGGACTCCGCCGTCTAACCTTTTGTCCGGGGCCTTGTGAAAGGTCGCTGCAGCCTTGTTGGACTTATTATCGCGTTGCCTCACGCACCCGCCCTATCCAACACCCGCACACTACTCCACGCCCCACGGTTCATGATCATGATTGGAGTCTTGGACTGCTCAGAAAGCAGCAAGAGTGGACTGGTGGTGCACCGCTCCGTTTGCATAACCGCTGCTCGACGGTTACGAGTACAGTTGCTTCAAGATTGGGACTCCACTCCAGTGCTGCGTGTATGACCAAGACTCCGCGCAGTAGAGTACAACAGCGTTCAAGCTTGACTCACCACACCAGACTTAGGTGCGAGCCGCGCATATCACAAACGTCGACACGTGCGTACGTGCCACTTAGGCTTAGCACTAACCAAGGAAAAAAGAAGAGCCGGAATTTCATTTCATGGTCGCCAAAGGCTGCAGACAAGCGAAAAAACACAACGGAAGTGGGCAGGGATGGATGCTCGCCCGCCTTTCACGGGCGTGCTCTGGTCGACGTAGTCAAACGGACCCAACCGCGCGAGTATCTTAACGTGATTCTTTTTCTTTTCCGTTCCGTTGCTACGGTGCGGTGCATGTACCGCTTCGCTTTCGGCTTGTTTGTTTGACTTGTGCGCCACCCTAATTATCACCCTGTCTATGCCGAGCTGCTGCTACTATACTGTCCGCTGGTTTAATTAACCTGTGATGGATCGGATCGGAGCGCTCCCCCATGTTACTGCGTGTTCGTTCGTAGACTAAATAATCATGGTCATTAGTCCTTTCATGTGACGACGGTGCGGCAAAATTAAATTAAATTCGGCTTAAGCTTGGAGGGGTGCCATGTGACGCCATTAACTCCGCACAGCCATGCTACCACCCTTTATTAGGGTCAAATTTTGTACTGGTACTTCTACAGTGTATCTGTCTGTACTACtaccctccgtttcaaaatagattatccaactttgtactaactttaatacaaaattGGATAATCTATTTTTAAACGGAGAGAGTACTGGAGAGGGAAAAGTTCCCTAGAGCATGGACAGATCTATACGTAGTACTCCTATAGCCGAGAAATGGCGCCCAGCGACACCTGATGCACTCGCGTCTTGTCCAAGTAGTTTTGCTTTTTGAAGTGTCTTTGTTGCATCTTGCATGCAcgtagaagaaaaaaagaagagaagtgTCTTGTCGACGATATTTTGTTGCCACGTACTCTAATACTctttctgtaaagaaatataaagtcATTTCGATCACCGTGAGTATTTCTTTACGGGAGGAGTAAAATTTACGAATATCGAGTCATCGCTCTGTTGGCCAACTATTCCGGCGACCCGATGTGAGCTCAGGAGCAAACGGCGACTAAGCTGAAGATGCACAACATAGGAGGAGGGGAAAAAGGAAAAAGACAAGATGGACAACTTCGTCGTGGTTGCTTGGAGTCGATTGAATTTGTCAGCAAAGGCTGCAGTCCATTCATAGTCCATCCGTGACCAAGCGTATGGCGCTGCCTGCCAGCGCTGTGATCCGACAGCGACCATCGCGGCGTACCCATGGCACGTCGCATGCTGGGCTACGCGGGCACCTCGCTCTCCGCTGTCCGGTCGCAACAGCGGGCCGTACATACATATGGAGCAGTCGCCGGCGTCCCACTTGTCGGCTCCGGTGCATGCATACGGCGCATCGCCGGATGGTGCTTGCACGCAATATAAGTTTACCACGCAGATACAGGTCTTATAACGTACGTACTGGGCCAGCTGAATACGGCGCAGCTATCTCCTATGGCGCCGCGTTGCTTCGAACTTCAAGCTTTGATGTATCTTTTCTCCATCATCACGCTGACCTCCTGTGTCATTTGGAAGCACCGGAACGCTATCATGTTCGACGGCCTACACCCCTCCACTGACGACCTTTTACTCTCGATCAAGGATGATGCTCACCTCTGGGCCGAGGCGGGCGCTAAGGGATTAGCCACCATTTTACCCGTAACCTGAACTTTGTGTATTGAGGCTGAGCATCCTCCCACTTGTTCTTGCAACCTTCCAAACGCATGTTCGTGTACGTCGGCGATGTGGGACCTTGTCCTTTTTTTTTCTATCAATGAAATGGTACGCTGCTCAGCCTTTTGTACGTACGTActgtatactagtactatactagcaTCGCGAGTTGCTTTCAGTCCCCTTTTCCTCCGTACTCCTTAACCTGAATTCTGTCGAGTTATTACTGGAATCATCTCTACGTATTTTCGGGTCCACAGGTTAACAGACGCAGGCAGCGACAAAACTGCAGTCTGGCGGTCGTTGGCACGCTATTGATTCCAAGCATGTCCATTTCCGCAAGTACCGTGGCGGTAGTGACGGGTTCATAGCCGGGCGAATGGGAGGCCGAAATGAGCGAGGAAGAGAACGCTCGCCGGCCAGCCGCGCCTTGAGGTCATCGACCGGTGGTGGTGAAAAAGTTGACTCTTATTTTGGGTCTACGAATTCATGGACCCTATGCGAAGCAGATCAACCTGACCTCGCCACGTACAAGTTTGATATTCGCCGTGCGGTGTAGCGTCCCAGTTTACTAGTTAGATCCAGCGAATGAACAAACGACTCCTGGTCTACTACTATTCACGTCGACTGcccaagagcatctacagccacgaTGGTGTAATTCAGCCTCTCAAACGTTCACGGATGCGCCCAAACTGACCAAGCACGCCCCATATTTCGCTCTTCACATCTCTGTATCTCTTATCTGACAT from Triticum aestivum cultivar Chinese Spring chromosome 3B, IWGSC CS RefSeq v2.1, whole genome shotgun sequence includes these protein-coding regions:
- the LOC123070619 gene encoding VQ motif-containing protein 4, whose product is MEPCTKQFLPMPPQDPNSPSSSTSSSSSSSTSPSHPYHRAQPPHPHNLPPSPRPVPRTIETTPFPTTFVQADTTSFKQVVQMLTGSEQSSKNAAAATTAAGNGSAGNQAASGSGPCRPKKPSFKLYERRSSLKNLKMIAPLAMGAPPSPRNASAAPEILSPSVLDFPSLKLSSPVTPLTGDPFFPSPASSSGDAAERAAIADKGFFFHPSPRGAEPPRLLPLFPVSSPRMAAASATAAPAE